In Cystobacter fuscus DSM 2262, one DNA window encodes the following:
- a CDS encoding sensor histidine kinase gives MGPDLSDTKAMREVQRKSYFNGAACLVGALLVHCAVTWSLSPALVGSLLFFILVYVGLGLALERGWFEPEQLGVPSGLVGLLCATTLVHFSGGPLSPYFHVFGALPFMLALFTPGSQLPTLVSGGAALLAVLLVGVLAQVPPSTLVLQAFSSLALLWLALFGTRVYRRMIAAQQESHQSRLQVLEQLAESERLRGRAERERAEVERLVLMGQLAAGVAHEVNNPLAFVKANLSFLRGEANHGGIPRMEPWELCELLEETLQGVVRIQQIVTDLRGFSRSGQLGEAEEGVLEEALHEARRLASVRLGREGEVALEIEPELSAVRLSQRHMVQVMVNLLLNAADAVEAAHPPRHAHITVSARREGQAVCLRVEDNGPGIPPEVLPHIFDAFFTTKPPGRGTGLGLALCSEYVSRAGGTLHAENRPEGGARFVMRLPLVAQPPPGPS, from the coding sequence ATGGGACCCGACCTCTCCGACACGAAGGCCATGCGGGAAGTCCAGAGGAAGAGCTACTTCAACGGAGCGGCCTGTCTGGTGGGCGCGCTGCTCGTCCACTGCGCGGTCACCTGGAGCCTCTCCCCCGCGCTCGTGGGCTCCCTGTTGTTTTTCATCCTGGTCTACGTGGGGCTCGGCCTGGCGCTGGAAAGAGGCTGGTTCGAACCAGAGCAGTTGGGGGTGCCGAGCGGACTCGTCGGGCTGCTGTGCGCGACGACACTCGTGCACTTCAGCGGCGGACCCCTCAGCCCCTACTTCCACGTGTTCGGCGCCCTGCCCTTCATGCTGGCCCTGTTCACCCCGGGCAGCCAACTGCCCACGCTCGTGAGCGGAGGGGCGGCGCTCCTCGCGGTCCTGCTCGTGGGCGTGCTGGCCCAGGTGCCACCGAGCACGTTGGTGCTCCAGGCCTTCAGCTCGCTCGCGCTGCTGTGGCTGGCCCTGTTCGGCACGCGCGTGTACCGGCGAATGATCGCCGCGCAGCAGGAGTCCCACCAGTCCCGTCTCCAGGTGCTGGAGCAGCTCGCGGAGAGCGAGCGCCTGCGGGGACGCGCCGAGCGGGAGCGCGCCGAGGTGGAGCGGCTCGTGCTCATGGGACAACTGGCCGCGGGCGTGGCGCACGAGGTGAACAACCCCCTGGCCTTCGTGAAGGCCAACCTGAGCTTCCTGCGCGGCGAGGCGAACCACGGCGGCATCCCCCGCATGGAGCCGTGGGAGCTGTGCGAGCTGCTCGAGGAGACGTTGCAGGGGGTGGTGCGCATCCAACAGATCGTCACGGACCTGCGCGGCTTCTCGCGCTCCGGCCAGTTGGGCGAGGCCGAGGAGGGCGTGCTGGAGGAAGCCCTGCACGAGGCGAGGCGTCTGGCCTCGGTGCGACTGGGCCGGGAAGGCGAGGTCGCGTTGGAGATCGAACCGGAGCTGTCGGCGGTGCGGCTGAGCCAGCGGCACATGGTGCAGGTGATGGTCAACCTGCTGCTCAACGCCGCGGACGCGGTGGAGGCCGCGCACCCCCCGCGCCACGCGCACATCACGGTGAGCGCGCGGCGGGAAGGACAAGCGGTGTGCCTGCGGGTGGAGGACAACGGACCGGGCATCCCCCCGGAGGTGCTGCCCCACATCTTCGATGCCTTCTTCACCACCAAGCCCCCCGGCAGGGGCACGGGGTTGGGGCTCGCCCTGTGCAGTGAGTACGTGTCGCGGGCCGGGGGCACACTCCACGCGGAGAACCGCCCCGAGGGCGGCGCCCGCTTCGTGATGCGCTTGCCCCTGGTGGCGCAACCCCCTCCCGGTCCGTCATGA
- a CDS encoding iron-containing redox enzyme family protein translates to MMERLTDSELLKACVARMGSRLEPAEESALSQWWAREHGHRSTFANALLATPESRWAAAIFQHPAARHSWYDRLAHEVGVHEYATFLLENAAYPSFLPLVRRTLDLPLTNTARAAIVRNIEDEQVPIPHADLMRRLFLAVKAKASPELPLATYPSLVDRCLVLYYGYYLEPWNLIGSLFATEAIAHYRLEHMGKGLERLGFAAADMEFIRVHLACDDDHARDWGDNVIEESVRRDPRVRLPIAEGIAAALETSAHYFDDLCLRATRPDFSIEVHP, encoded by the coding sequence ATGATGGAACGCCTCACGGATTCAGAGCTGCTGAAGGCGTGCGTGGCCCGGATGGGCTCACGGCTCGAGCCGGCGGAGGAGAGTGCGCTGAGCCAGTGGTGGGCACGAGAGCATGGGCACCGGAGCACCTTCGCGAACGCGCTCCTCGCGACCCCCGAGTCCCGGTGGGCAGCCGCCATCTTCCAGCACCCGGCGGCCCGCCACTCCTGGTACGACCGGCTGGCCCACGAGGTGGGCGTGCACGAGTACGCGACGTTCCTCCTGGAGAACGCCGCCTACCCCTCCTTCCTCCCGCTCGTGCGGCGCACGCTCGACCTGCCGCTCACCAACACCGCGCGCGCCGCCATCGTCCGCAACATCGAGGACGAGCAGGTGCCCATCCCCCACGCCGACCTGATGCGGCGGCTGTTCCTCGCGGTGAAGGCGAAGGCCAGCCCAGAGCTCCCGCTCGCGACGTACCCGAGCCTCGTCGATCGCTGCCTCGTCCTCTATTACGGCTACTACCTCGAGCCCTGGAACCTCATCGGCTCGCTCTTCGCGACCGAGGCCATCGCCCATTACCGGCTCGAGCACATGGGCAAGGGGCTCGAGCGCCTGGGCTTCGCGGCCGCCGATATGGAGTTCATCCGCGTCCACCTCGCCTGCGACGACGACCACGCCCGCGACTGGGGCGACAACGTCATCGAGGAGAGCGTGCGGCGCGATCCGCGCGTGCGCCTGCCCATCGCGGAAGGGATCGCGGCGGCCCTCGAGACATCCGCGCACTACTTCGACGACCTGTGCCTCCGGGCCACCCGTCCGGACTTCTCCATTGAGGTGCACCCATGA
- a CDS encoding tetratricopeptide repeat protein produces the protein MLVDHARPERLGELVRALLPISPELEVHTEAQQLVETRPGSTLVLIPRAEDADWLNINRPLFASRALRVVLFCTREVSVALSRGAVDFLDWVSLRLECPAGPPPYAVAGLRRALAARVPGIVWTGGNLEASFAVARPHRVIRKVSATRPYAELVAEIRASGPGEWLAWTDVDGDFRLRRVRWALAEARRQTRTLLVEPSVRSPGWWEVHGQVAEPGEAYERLRKAGAKQPGRLAALVDLEPEAIQLLGDLLERGVGDHSLEGAILKETDPGATVGRLASAHGLVTEKQLARGSAPPPSMRAFGAERDGMRRRHRAELETIERRLSQGERVDAEDFKWWSAWAKALPSQEWIKGIGARDEIAEILLRCSPRTEWLWSQVALRALTVQDLDVAYVWARRAVDADPEHWVLLVRVFSSRGQLAEAESLLRHQLNSTEQVHPAVRARILHELGYVLYERGHYAEAETLLRQSLAILEQSLGPRNVDYANSLHELARVLASHGRYSETEELLRQALAIQEQALGPQHPKLCATLANLGFALTLQERPQEGEPLLRRSVDIARETWGLHHPETAQALDLLAKTQAALRKPEAVTTAHQAMEALLHSLGEEHPITKNSLPGLRRIIAGGE, from the coding sequence GTGCTGGTGGACCACGCCCGCCCCGAGCGGTTGGGGGAGTTGGTGCGGGCGCTGTTGCCCATCTCCCCGGAGCTGGAGGTCCACACCGAGGCCCAGCAACTCGTGGAGACCCGTCCCGGCTCGACGCTGGTGCTGATTCCACGCGCGGAGGACGCGGACTGGCTGAACATCAACCGGCCCCTCTTCGCCTCGCGTGCGCTGCGCGTGGTGCTGTTCTGCACGCGCGAAGTGTCCGTGGCGCTGTCGCGGGGCGCCGTGGACTTCCTCGACTGGGTCTCGCTCCGGTTGGAGTGTCCCGCGGGGCCGCCTCCGTACGCGGTGGCGGGACTCCGCCGTGCGCTGGCGGCCCGGGTGCCCGGCATCGTCTGGACGGGAGGCAACCTGGAGGCGAGCTTCGCGGTGGCGAGGCCCCACCGGGTGATTAGGAAGGTCAGCGCGACACGGCCGTACGCGGAGCTCGTCGCGGAGATCAGGGCGAGCGGTCCCGGAGAGTGGCTCGCGTGGACGGACGTGGATGGAGACTTCCGGCTCCGGCGGGTGCGCTGGGCGCTGGCCGAGGCGAGGCGCCAGACACGGACCCTCCTGGTCGAGCCATCTGTGCGATCCCCGGGTTGGTGGGAGGTCCATGGTCAGGTCGCGGAGCCAGGAGAAGCCTACGAGCGGTTGAGGAAAGCCGGAGCGAAACAACCGGGCCGGCTAGCCGCGCTGGTGGACCTGGAGCCCGAAGCCATCCAATTACTGGGCGATCTCCTGGAACGAGGTGTCGGCGATCACTCCTTGGAGGGGGCGATTCTGAAGGAGACAGATCCGGGTGCGACCGTGGGGCGGCTGGCCTCCGCGCATGGGCTGGTGACAGAGAAGCAGCTGGCCCGAGGAAGCGCACCGCCTCCCTCCATGAGGGCATTTGGAGCGGAGCGCGACGGGATGCGGCGGCGGCACCGGGCGGAGTTGGAAACCATCGAACGGCGATTGAGCCAAGGGGAGCGGGTAGACGCCGAGGATTTCAAGTGGTGGTCCGCGTGGGCGAAGGCACTCCCCTCTCAAGAATGGATCAAAGGCATTGGGGCGAGGGATGAGATCGCTGAAATACTGCTTCGGTGCTCTCCTCGGACAGAATGGCTTTGGAGCCAAGTAGCACTCAGGGCCCTCACCGTACAGGACCTCGATGTGGCTTACGTCTGGGCTAGACGTGCAGTGGATGCCGATCCAGAGCACTGGGTACTGCTCGTCCGGGTGTTCAGCTCACGAGGTCAACTCGCGGAAGCCGAGTCGCTTCTTCGCCATCAACTCAATTCAACCGAGCAGGTCCATCCCGCGGTTCGTGCACGGATTCTCCACGAACTGGGCTATGTCCTTTACGAACGAGGCCATTACGCAGAAGCGGAGACACTTCTGCGCCAGTCGCTTGCCATTCTAGAGCAGTCGCTCGGCCCGCGAAACGTCGACTACGCCAATTCGCTTCACGAGCTGGCCAGGGTACTCGCCAGTCATGGCCGTTACAGCGAGACGGAGGAGTTGCTGCGCCAAGCTCTTGCCATCCAAGAGCAGGCGCTCGGGCCTCAACATCCCAAACTCTGCGCAACCCTGGCGAACCTGGGCTTCGCTCTAACTCTGCAAGAGCGTCCACAGGAAGGAGAGCCGTTACTGCGCCGCTCCGTTGACATCGCTCGTGAGACCTGGGGTCTACACCATCCCGAGACAGCCCAGGCACTCGACCTGTTGGCGAAAACCCAGGCCGCGTTGAGAAAGCCCGAAGCCGTCACGACAGCCCATCAGGCCATGGAAGCACTGCTGCACTCCCTGGGCGAAGAGCACCCCATCACGAAGAATTCACTCCCCGGACTGCGCCGCATCATCGCGGGCGGTGAATGA
- a CDS encoding cytochrome P450, whose translation MANLLTSRLPAAIIGLRTRIFTRINGEEGLPVPSEHIDVSRFKELYSHPAANGRSKGAGLSDLFWYWLSPGAELHQEHLEPGERYEEVARVTKRILALPRKSAEELAARCAARVLDEQRFQKATSVRLRDLMMPIWAEFYYEVVFGEPCPREARGLIVDNADDVVTSLKGSSLRHMRRRLRLTRYLRGRLEAGHVAHELPSWMSLEQRALYLQGVYFNTAVVQMSEAMAHLLLFLAQDAAVQERLADTLDDDRYLDRIITESLRVHPLFGIAHRITTDDITLEGVPPIPKGSVLCFNYQAYHHAGFEDPGRFDPDRWLKQSTKDVNYMPFGAPANRPCPAQAIALVTMRAVARETIRRFRAFSTATHTRSLPHRGPCVLEPRNKAPELRARERLLAAMSAREPWEDVGRSVLQLVLGTYMVLDARRLKLCQRYFEAERKAAPPSAPPAGCPFSRLRPPSNEKRSA comes from the coding sequence ATGGCGAACCTCCTGACGTCCCGCCTGCCCGCCGCGATCATCGGGCTGCGCACGCGCATCTTCACGCGCATCAACGGCGAGGAAGGCCTCCCCGTCCCCAGCGAGCACATCGACGTGTCGCGCTTCAAGGAGCTGTACTCGCACCCCGCCGCCAACGGCCGGAGCAAGGGCGCGGGCCTGTCCGACCTCTTCTGGTACTGGCTGTCCCCCGGCGCCGAGCTGCACCAGGAACACCTCGAGCCCGGTGAGCGCTACGAGGAGGTCGCCCGGGTGACGAAGCGCATCCTCGCGCTGCCAAGGAAAAGCGCGGAGGAGCTCGCGGCCCGGTGCGCGGCGCGCGTCCTCGACGAGCAGCGCTTCCAGAAGGCGACGAGCGTGCGCCTGCGCGACCTGATGATGCCCATCTGGGCCGAGTTCTATTACGAGGTCGTCTTCGGCGAGCCGTGCCCCCGCGAGGCGCGCGGGCTCATCGTGGACAACGCGGACGACGTCGTCACCTCGCTCAAGGGCTCGAGCCTCCGCCACATGCGCCGGCGCCTGCGGCTCACGCGCTATCTGCGCGGGCGGCTCGAGGCGGGTCACGTCGCGCACGAGCTGCCCTCCTGGATGTCCCTCGAACAGCGGGCGCTCTACCTGCAAGGCGTCTACTTCAACACCGCCGTGGTGCAGATGTCCGAGGCCATGGCCCACCTGCTGCTCTTCCTCGCGCAGGACGCGGCCGTCCAGGAGCGGCTCGCGGACACGCTGGACGACGATCGCTACCTGGACCGGATCATCACCGAGTCCCTCCGGGTCCATCCCCTCTTCGGCATCGCCCACCGCATCACCACCGACGACATCACGCTCGAGGGCGTGCCCCCCATCCCCAAGGGCTCGGTCCTCTGTTTCAACTATCAGGCCTACCACCACGCGGGCTTCGAGGACCCGGGCCGCTTCGATCCGGATCGCTGGCTGAAGCAGTCGACGAAGGACGTGAACTACATGCCCTTCGGGGCTCCGGCGAACCGTCCCTGCCCCGCGCAGGCCATCGCCCTCGTCACCATGCGGGCCGTGGCGCGAGAGACGATCCGGCGCTTCCGGGCCTTCTCGACGGCGACCCATACGCGCTCGCTGCCCCACCGTGGGCCGTGCGTGCTGGAGCCGAGAAACAAGGCCCCCGAGCTCCGTGCGCGCGAGCGCCTCCTCGCGGCCATGAGCGCCCGCGAGCCGTGGGAGGACGTCGGGCGAAGCGTCCTGCAGCTCGTCCTGGGCACGTACATGGTCCTCGACGCGCGCCGCCTGAAGCTGTGCCAGCGCTACTTCGAGGCCGAGCGTAAGGCCGCTCCCCCCAGCGCCCCACCCGCCGGGTGCCCCTTCTCCAGGCTCCGCCCCCCCTCGAACGAAAAACGGAGTGCATGA
- a CDS encoding alpha-hydroxy acid oxidase has product MKALSLRELEAAARALLEPGIHDLFAGGSEDEVSLRANEDAFARVGLVPRVLRGRGAPRLDTELLGCRASLPIVLAPTAFHRLAHPEGERATARAAAAAGAIFTVSMASTTAIEDIAQAGGPLWFQLYLQPDRGFTEALVRRVEAAGCKALVVTVDSPVFGRRERDLRNGFMDLPPGLCCENMRPLGPDGERGPARSIAFSPTLSWADVDWLRELTSLPIALKGVLHPEDAKRSLDSGVDALFVSNHGGRQLDTVPAPLELLAPIADAVGDRLPLVLDGGVRRGTDALKAFALGARAVAIGRPVLWGLAVGGEAGVAHVLSLLRSELERALALCGCGSADDASPELLHFSRWEPRWRTS; this is encoded by the coding sequence ATGAAGGCCCTCTCCCTGCGGGAACTCGAGGCCGCGGCCCGCGCCCTCCTCGAGCCCGGTATCCATGATCTCTTCGCGGGGGGCTCCGAGGACGAGGTGTCGCTCCGGGCGAATGAGGACGCGTTCGCCCGGGTCGGTCTCGTGCCGCGGGTGCTCCGCGGACGGGGCGCCCCCCGGCTCGACACCGAGTTGCTCGGCTGCCGCGCCTCCCTGCCCATCGTCCTCGCGCCCACCGCCTTCCACCGGCTGGCCCACCCCGAGGGCGAGCGCGCCACGGCTCGGGCCGCCGCGGCCGCGGGCGCCATCTTCACCGTGAGCATGGCGTCCACCACCGCCATCGAGGACATCGCCCAGGCGGGCGGTCCCCTCTGGTTCCAGCTCTACCTCCAGCCCGACCGCGGATTCACCGAGGCGCTCGTGCGGCGCGTGGAGGCCGCGGGCTGCAAGGCGCTCGTCGTCACCGTCGACTCGCCCGTGTTCGGCCGCCGCGAGCGCGACCTGCGCAACGGCTTCATGGATCTGCCGCCCGGCCTGTGCTGCGAGAACATGCGCCCGCTCGGCCCCGACGGCGAGCGCGGCCCGGCGCGCTCCATCGCGTTCTCCCCCACCCTGTCCTGGGCGGACGTGGACTGGTTGCGCGAGCTCACCTCCCTGCCCATCGCCCTCAAGGGCGTGCTGCACCCGGAGGACGCGAAGCGCTCCCTGGACAGCGGCGTCGACGCGCTCTTCGTCTCCAACCACGGGGGCCGGCAGCTCGACACCGTCCCCGCCCCCCTCGAGCTGCTCGCACCCATCGCCGACGCCGTCGGGGACCGGCTCCCCCTGGTGCTCGATGGGGGCGTGCGGCGCGGCACGGATGCCCTCAAGGCCTTCGCCCTCGGGGCTCGCGCCGTCGCCATCGGCCGCCCCGTGCTCTGGGGACTCGCGGTGGGCGGCGAGGCCGGCGTGGCCCATGTCCTCTCCCTGTTGCGCTCGGAGCTCGAGCGCGCACTGGCCCTGTGCGGTTGCGGCTCGGCGGACGACGCCAGCCCCGAACTGCTGCACTTCTCACGATGGGAACCCCGATGGCGAACCTCCTGA
- a CDS encoding fumarylacetoacetate hydrolase family protein, translated as MKLATLKDGTRDGRLIVVKRDQSAFVPATSVVPTLQAALDQWDALEPRLRALAEDLESGRVRGEPLDVRALHSPLPRAYEWVDGSAYLNHVVLVRKARNAEPPATLKTDPLVYQGGSGTFLAPTQDLVLPDESWGLDFESEVAVILGDVPLGTQAKDAGQYVKLVMLCNDITLRNLIPAELAKGFGFFQGKPSTAFSPFALTPDELGAAWKDGRVHLRLRSTLNGQVVGDTDAGPEMHFSFFDLIQHITKTRALTAGTILGSGTVSNEERARGISCLAERRMIETIEQGAPRTPFMKVGDTIDIEMFGPEGTSLFGRISQKVVAG; from the coding sequence ATGAAGCTCGCCACCCTCAAGGACGGAACGCGCGACGGACGGCTCATCGTCGTCAAGCGGGACCAGTCGGCGTTCGTGCCCGCCACCTCCGTGGTTCCCACGCTCCAGGCCGCGTTGGATCAATGGGACGCGCTGGAGCCCCGGCTGCGCGCCCTGGCCGAGGACCTGGAGTCCGGCCGCGTGCGCGGCGAGCCGCTCGACGTGCGCGCCCTGCACTCGCCCCTGCCCCGCGCCTACGAGTGGGTGGACGGCAGCGCCTACCTCAACCACGTGGTGCTCGTGCGCAAGGCGCGCAACGCCGAGCCCCCCGCCACGCTCAAGACGGATCCGCTCGTCTACCAGGGCGGCTCGGGCACCTTCCTCGCGCCCACGCAGGACCTGGTGCTGCCCGACGAGAGCTGGGGCCTGGACTTCGAGTCCGAGGTGGCCGTCATCCTCGGTGACGTGCCGCTGGGCACCCAGGCGAAGGACGCGGGCCAGTACGTGAAGCTGGTGATGCTCTGCAATGACATCACCCTGCGCAACCTCATCCCCGCCGAGCTCGCCAAGGGCTTTGGCTTCTTCCAGGGCAAGCCCTCCACCGCCTTCAGCCCCTTCGCGCTCACCCCGGACGAGCTGGGCGCGGCGTGGAAGGACGGCCGGGTCCACCTGCGCCTGCGCTCCACCCTCAATGGCCAGGTGGTGGGTGACACGGACGCCGGCCCGGAGATGCACTTCTCCTTCTTCGATTTGATCCAGCACATCACCAAGACGCGCGCCTTGACCGCGGGGACGATCCTCGGCAGCGGCACCGTGTCCAACGAGGAGCGCGCCCGGGGCATCTCCTGCCTCGCCGAGCGGCGGATGATCGAGACCATCGAGCAGGGCGCGCCCCGGACGCCCTTCATGAAGGTGGGCGACACCATCGACATCGAGATGTTCGGCCCGGAGGGCACGAGCCTGTTCGGCCGCATTTCCCAGAAGGTGGTGGCGGGATGA
- a CDS encoding IS3 family transposase encodes MDVMAARVKQLEREHECQRRALLEARALLMLAVKARGLTLGGRGRLHPPDTRGRVLALVERAVAEGARQASACQLLGLSSRTLQRWRHSAQAMDGRSQTRRPPPNRLGEQERRYALELLRSPTFQGLSPRQIVPRLADQNRYLASESTLYRLLRAEGMTPSVRSGSPPSRPMHEQPAMAPNQIWSWDITYLRGPQRGAFLYLYLVMDVFSRRIMGWRIHPEESSRRAARLIRQTCRSNGVEPSGLILHADNGRPMKGRAMTNTLRRLGIIPAYSRPRVSNDNTFVESLFGTLKGRPNYPREHFPSAAAARAWISRFVDWYNREHLHCRLGYVTPEDRYFGRDTRIFQRRTLLYERARAQHPGRWSLRIRTWAPPTTPPRTRLRAPPAFPDIERTKRQTSRRQLR; translated from the coding sequence ATGGACGTCATGGCCGCACGGGTGAAGCAACTCGAGCGAGAGCACGAGTGCCAACGCAGGGCCCTGTTGGAAGCACGGGCGCTGTTGATGCTGGCGGTGAAGGCACGCGGGCTCACCTTGGGAGGACGGGGTCGGCTTCATCCCCCCGACACCCGCGGCCGGGTTCTCGCCCTCGTCGAGCGGGCCGTGGCCGAGGGCGCGCGGCAGGCCTCCGCCTGCCAACTCCTGGGCCTGTCCTCGCGCACCCTCCAACGCTGGCGCCACTCCGCGCAGGCGATGGATGGGCGGAGCCAGACCCGGCGCCCTCCGCCCAACCGGCTCGGCGAGCAGGAGCGGCGCTACGCCCTGGAGTTGCTCCGCTCCCCCACCTTCCAGGGGCTCTCTCCCCGGCAGATCGTCCCCAGACTCGCGGACCAGAACCGCTACCTCGCCTCGGAGTCCACCCTGTACCGGCTCCTGCGCGCGGAAGGGATGACGCCCTCCGTGCGCAGTGGCTCCCCGCCATCACGGCCCATGCACGAGCAGCCCGCCATGGCGCCCAATCAGATATGGAGCTGGGACATCACCTACCTGCGAGGCCCCCAGCGGGGAGCCTTCCTCTATCTGTACCTCGTGATGGATGTCTTCAGCCGGCGCATCATGGGCTGGCGCATCCACCCCGAGGAAAGCTCCCGGCGCGCCGCCCGGCTCATCCGCCAGACCTGCCGGAGCAACGGGGTCGAGCCCTCCGGACTCATCCTCCATGCCGACAACGGCAGACCCATGAAGGGCCGCGCGATGACGAACACGCTGCGGCGGCTGGGCATCATCCCCGCCTACAGCCGCCCACGGGTGAGCAACGACAACACCTTCGTGGAATCCCTTTTCGGAACCCTCAAGGGCCGTCCCAACTACCCTCGCGAGCACTTCCCGTCCGCCGCGGCCGCCCGCGCCTGGATCTCCCGCTTCGTCGACTGGTACAACCGCGAGCACCTGCACTGCCGCCTGGGTTATGTCACCCCGGAGGATCGCTACTTCGGCCGTGACACGCGAATATTCCAACGCCGGACGCTGCTGTATGAGCGGGCCCGAGCCCAACATCCAGGCCGCTGGTCGCTGCGCATCCGCACCTGGGCGCCCCCCACCACGCCCCCACGAACCCGGCTCCGCGCTCCCCCTGCATTCCCAGACATTGAGAGGACGAAAAGACAGACTTCCAGGCGACAACTCCGTTGA
- a CDS encoding NAD(P)-binding domain-containing protein, whose amino-acid sequence MDYLIIGAGPAGLQLGYLLAKTGRSFRILEAGCSAGTFFKTYPRHRTLISSNKVYNGTSDPELNLRMDWNSLLSDDPELLFTKYTDRYFPPADVIVKYLSDFASKTQLPIEYDTRVTRVSRAPDGGFRVETQQGRTFEAKRLIAATGVTKHNIPPIPGIEHAELYGDVSVDPKDFINKRVLIIGKGNSAFETADNLISTAAVIHVAGPSSIRMAWRTHYVGHLRAVNNNFLDTYQLKSQNALLDGNIQRIEKQDNGFVVTLSFSRANEVTKDLRYDRIILCTGFRFDASIFDENCRPELVIRDRFPNQTAEWESTNVPGLHFAGTIGQVRDFKKSTGGFIHGFRYSVRALHRILERKYHGAEWPHQVHPAEPDALMEAVLARVNRSSGLWQQFSFLGDSILVGQDGQAKYLQEVPLAYTQDSSFGDTPCHFTVSLEYGPGHADVDPFDVEVGRIAQNDAMRSGEGRYLHPVVRCYHQRELVATHHVTENLENDWTSETVHRAPLRAFFERELAKAAEKNNRPAA is encoded by the coding sequence ATGGATTACCTCATCATCGGCGCGGGTCCGGCGGGACTGCAGTTGGGCTATCTGCTCGCCAAGACGGGCCGGAGCTTCCGCATCCTCGAGGCGGGCTGCTCCGCGGGTACGTTCTTCAAGACCTATCCGCGCCACCGCACGCTCATCTCCAGCAACAAGGTCTACAACGGGACGAGCGACCCCGAGCTCAACCTGCGCATGGACTGGAACTCGCTCCTGTCCGATGACCCGGAACTCCTGTTCACCAAATACACGGACCGCTACTTCCCGCCCGCCGACGTGATCGTGAAGTACCTGAGTGACTTCGCGAGCAAGACCCAGCTCCCCATCGAGTACGACACCCGCGTCACCCGCGTCAGTCGCGCCCCGGACGGCGGCTTCCGCGTCGAGACCCAGCAGGGCCGTACCTTCGAGGCGAAGCGGCTCATCGCCGCCACGGGCGTCACCAAACACAACATCCCCCCCATCCCCGGCATCGAGCACGCGGAGCTCTACGGGGACGTGTCCGTGGACCCCAAGGACTTCATCAACAAGCGCGTGCTCATCATCGGCAAGGGCAACTCCGCCTTCGAGACCGCCGACAACCTCATCTCCACCGCCGCCGTCATCCACGTCGCGGGCCCGTCCTCCATCCGCATGGCGTGGCGCACCCACTACGTGGGCCACCTGCGCGCGGTGAACAACAACTTCCTGGACACCTACCAGCTCAAGTCCCAGAACGCCCTGCTGGACGGCAACATCCAGCGCATCGAGAAGCAGGACAACGGCTTCGTCGTCACCCTGAGCTTCTCGCGCGCCAACGAGGTCACGAAAGACCTGCGCTACGACCGCATCATCCTCTGCACGGGCTTCCGCTTCGACGCGTCCATCTTCGACGAGAACTGCCGGCCCGAGCTGGTCATCCGCGACCGCTTCCCCAACCAGACCGCCGAGTGGGAGTCCACCAACGTCCCGGGCCTGCACTTCGCCGGCACGATCGGCCAGGTGCGTGACTTCAAGAAGTCCACCGGCGGCTTCATCCACGGCTTCCGCTACAGCGTGCGCGCCCTGCACCGCATCCTCGAGCGCAAGTACCACGGCGCCGAGTGGCCCCATCAGGTGCACCCGGCCGAGCCCGATGCCCTCATGGAGGCGGTGCTCGCCCGCGTCAATCGCAGCTCCGGCCTCTGGCAGCAGTTCTCCTTCCTCGGCGACTCCATCCTCGTCGGTCAGGACGGCCAGGCGAAGTACCTCCAGGAGGTGCCGCTCGCCTACACCCAGGACAGCTCGTTCGGCGACACCCCGTGCCACTTCACCGTCAGCCTCGAGTACGGCCCGGGCCACGCGGACGTGGATCCCTTCGACGTCGAGGTGGGCCGCATCGCCCAGAACGACGCCATGCGCTCGGGCGAGGGCCGCTACCTGCACCCCGTGGTGCGCTGCTACCACCAGCGCGAACTCGTGGCGACACACCACGTGACCGAGAACCTCGAGAACGACTGGACGAGCGAGACCGTCCACCGCGCCCCCCTGCGCGCCTTCTTCGAGCGGGAGCTCGCCAAGGCCGCCGAGAAGAACAACCGGCCCGCGGCCTGA